In Coleofasciculus chthonoplastes PCC 7420, a single genomic region encodes these proteins:
- a CDS encoding AAA family ATPase codes for MVNLSHPLAAKGKPYYTGKSISEEAWKKTGIAPYLPSPELVNAVNLAIFLEKRPLLLKGEPGCGKTRLAEAVAYELGLPYEPWYVKSTSWAQDGLYIYDAVRRLHDAQLVRMGEKSQSQVENLEHYIKMGALGRAFQNHQRTVVLIDEIDKADIDFPNDLLRELDEQTFVIEETGEKVKAVYPPIVFITSNDEKDLPDAFLRRCLFHYIEFPKSNQLVEIINAHFPALTPALVEAAVKRFAELREKMVKGKSGKKVSTSELLDWVAVLQQFPQDEVLKQLEGDLLFPEVLLKKWEDHLRYLK; via the coding sequence GGAAAAAAACAGGAATTGCCCCTTATTTGCCCTCGCCAGAACTGGTTAATGCGGTGAATTTAGCGATATTTCTAGAAAAACGTCCGTTGTTGTTGAAAGGGGAACCGGGATGCGGTAAAACACGATTAGCGGAGGCGGTGGCTTATGAATTAGGCTTACCTTATGAGCCGTGGTATGTTAAGTCAACCAGTTGGGCGCAAGATGGACTTTATATCTACGATGCGGTGCGCCGTTTACACGATGCTCAACTGGTGCGGATGGGTGAAAAAAGCCAGTCTCAGGTGGAGAATTTAGAGCATTATATCAAAATGGGGGCATTAGGACGGGCGTTTCAAAATCATCAGCGCACCGTGGTGCTAATTGATGAAATTGATAAGGCGGATATCGATTTCCCTAACGATTTGTTGCGAGAACTTGACGAGCAGACGTTTGTTATTGAGGAAACGGGGGAGAAGGTTAAGGCAGTTTATCCGCCGATTGTGTTTATTACCAGCAACGATGAAAAAGATTTACCGGATGCTTTTTTGCGTCGTTGTCTGTTTCATTATATTGAGTTTCCGAAGTCAAACCAGTTAGTTGAGATTATTAACGCTCATTTTCCGGCATTGACGCCAGCGTTAGTTGAGGCGGCGGTCAAGCGATTTGCTGAGTTGCGAGAGAAGATGGTGAAGGGGAAGTCGGGAAAAAAGGTGAGTACGAGTGAGTTATTGGATTGGGTAGCGGTGTTGCAGCAGTTTCCCCAGGATGAGGTGTTAAAGCAGCTTGAGGGGGATTTGCTGTTTCCTGAGGTGTTGTTGAAGAAGTGGGAGGATCATTTGCGGTATTTGAAGTAA